From a region of the Actinomycetota bacterium genome:
- a CDS encoding DNA-directed RNA polymerase subunit alpha, with protein TRVGHKTNYDKLTLKIKTNGAVTPDFALSQTAKTFSDYMKVLMDVTDIALFESFIKEEEKPKEREEIPIEELNLSVRSYNCLKKESIVYISNLCDYTEQQLLSIRNLGMKSLNEIKKKLEERKLTLKKV; from the coding sequence AACCAGAGTAGGTCATAAAACCAATTATGATAAATTAACTCTAAAAATTAAGACAAATGGAGCTGTAACCCCTGATTTTGCTTTAAGCCAAACTGCAAAGACATTTTCTGATTATATGAAGGTTCTTATGGATGTCACGGATATTGCTTTATTTGAGAGTTTCATAAAAGAGGAGGAGAAACCAAAGGAAAGAGAGGAGATACCAATAGAGGAACTGAACCTGTCAGTGAGATCATATAATTGTTTAAAGAAAGAAAGTATTGTTTATATTTCAAATCTTTGTGATTATACAGAACAACAGCTTTTAAGTATCCGTAATCTGGGTATGAAATCATTAAATGAAATCAAGAAGAAATTAGAAGAAAGGAAATTAACACTTAAGAAGGTCTAA